One window of the Pseudochaenichthys georgianus chromosome 21, fPseGeo1.2, whole genome shotgun sequence genome contains the following:
- the septin10 gene encoding septin 10 isoform X1 — protein MASSDVARMPEKAVRPLGLAGHVGFDSLPDQLVNKSICQGFCFNILCIGETGIGKSTLMDTLFNTNFENFESSHFEPQVKLRAQTYDLQESNVRLRLTVVNTVGFGDQMNKQESYQPVVDYIDKQFESYLQEELKIKRSLHNYHDSRVHACLYFISPSGHSLKSLDLVTMKKLDSKVNIIPVIAKADTISKSELHKFKIKIMSELVSNGVQIYQFPLDDETVAKVNTTMNGLLPFAVVGSTEEVSVGNKMVKARQYPWGVVQVENESHCDFVKLREMLICVNMEDLREQTHTRHYELYRRCKLEEMGFQDTNPECKPVSLQQTYEAKRQEFLVELQKREDEMRQMFVQRVKEKESELKDAERELQSRFEQLKRLHADEKATLEDKRRNLDDDLSSFGKRRAAAQLLQAQSLTANGKKDKDRKNSGFM, from the exons atggcttcatcggaTGTTGCTCGGATGCCG GAGAAAGCAGtccggcccctgggcctggctggccatgtgggctttgacaGCCTCCCAGACCAGCTTGTCAACAAGTCTATCTGCCAGGGCTTCTGCTTCAATATTCTCTGCATCG GTGAAACCGGCATCGGGAAGTCTACCCTTATGGATACTCTATTCAACACGAACTTTGAGAACTTTGAGTCGTCCCACTTTGAGCCTCAAGTGAAGCTGCGGGCCCAAACCTACGACCTGCAGGAGAGTAACGTCCGGCTACGCCTCACTGTGGTCAACACTGTGGGCTTCGGGGACCAGATGAATAAACAGGAGAG CTATCAGCCGGTGGTGGACTACATCGACAAGCAGTTTGAGAGTTATCTTCAGGAGGAGCTTAAAATCAAACGTTCTCTCCACAACTACCACGACTCGCGTGTCCACGCTTGCCTCTACTTTATCTCCCCCTCGGGTCATTCACTCAAATCTCTGGACCTGGTCACCATGAAGAAGCTCGACAGCAAG GTGAACATCATCCCAGTGATCGCCAAAGCGGACACCATCAGTAAGAGCGAGCTGCACAAGTTCAAGATCAAAATCATGAGCGAGCTGGTCAGCAACGGGGTCCAAATATACCAGTTCCCCCTCGACGACGAGACCGTCGCTAAGGTCAACACTACAATGAAT GGTCTTTTGCCTTTTGCGGTAGTGGGCAGCACCGAGGAGGTCAGCGTGGGCAACAAGATGGTGAAGGCTCGTCAGTATCCCTGGGGAGTGGTTCAAG TGGAGAATGAGAGTCACTGTGACTTTGTGAAGCTGAGGGAGATGCTCATCTGCGTCAACATGGAGGACCTGAGGGAGCAGACACACACTCGACATTACGAGCTGTACAGACGCTGCAAACTTGAAGAAATGGGATTCCAAGATACCAACCCAGAGTGCAAACCCGTCAG cttGCAGCAGACCTACGAGGCCAAGCGGCAGGAGTTCCTGGTGGAGCTGCAGAAGAGAGAAGACGAGATGAGGCAGATGTTCGTGCAGAGGGTGAAGGAGAAGGAGTCTGAGCTGAAGGACGCTGAGAGAGAG CTGCAAAGTCGCTTTGAGCAGCTGAAGCGTCTCCATGCCGACGAGAAAGCGACTCTGGAGGACAAGAGGAGGAACCTGGACGACGACCTGAGCTCCTTCGGGAAGAGACGAGCGGCCGCCCAGCTGCTGCAGGCCCAGAGCCTCACCGCCAACGGCAAGAAGGACAAGGACCGCAAGAA CTCTGGCTTCATGTGA
- the septin10 gene encoding septin 10 isoform X2 yields MASSDVARMPEKAVRPLGLAGHVGFDSLPDQLVNKSICQGFCFNILCIGETGIGKSTLMDTLFNTNFENFESSHFEPQVKLRAQTYDLQESNVRLRLTVVNTVGFGDQMNKQESYQPVVDYIDKQFESYLQEELKIKRSLHNYHDSRVHACLYFISPSGHSLKSLDLVTMKKLDSKVNIIPVIAKADTISKSELHKFKIKIMSELVSNGVQIYQFPLDDETVAKVNTTMNGLLPFAVVGSTEEVSVGNKMVKARQYPWGVVQVENESHCDFVKLREMLICVNMEDLREQTHTRHYELYRRCKLEEMGFQDTNPECKPVSLQQTYEAKRQEFLVELQKREDEMRQMFVQRVKEKESELKDAERELQSRFEQLKRLHADEKATLEDKRRNLDDDLSSFGKRRAAAQLLQAQSLTANGKKDKDRKK; encoded by the exons atggcttcatcggaTGTTGCTCGGATGCCG GAGAAAGCAGtccggcccctgggcctggctggccatgtgggctttgacaGCCTCCCAGACCAGCTTGTCAACAAGTCTATCTGCCAGGGCTTCTGCTTCAATATTCTCTGCATCG GTGAAACCGGCATCGGGAAGTCTACCCTTATGGATACTCTATTCAACACGAACTTTGAGAACTTTGAGTCGTCCCACTTTGAGCCTCAAGTGAAGCTGCGGGCCCAAACCTACGACCTGCAGGAGAGTAACGTCCGGCTACGCCTCACTGTGGTCAACACTGTGGGCTTCGGGGACCAGATGAATAAACAGGAGAG CTATCAGCCGGTGGTGGACTACATCGACAAGCAGTTTGAGAGTTATCTTCAGGAGGAGCTTAAAATCAAACGTTCTCTCCACAACTACCACGACTCGCGTGTCCACGCTTGCCTCTACTTTATCTCCCCCTCGGGTCATTCACTCAAATCTCTGGACCTGGTCACCATGAAGAAGCTCGACAGCAAG GTGAACATCATCCCAGTGATCGCCAAAGCGGACACCATCAGTAAGAGCGAGCTGCACAAGTTCAAGATCAAAATCATGAGCGAGCTGGTCAGCAACGGGGTCCAAATATACCAGTTCCCCCTCGACGACGAGACCGTCGCTAAGGTCAACACTACAATGAAT GGTCTTTTGCCTTTTGCGGTAGTGGGCAGCACCGAGGAGGTCAGCGTGGGCAACAAGATGGTGAAGGCTCGTCAGTATCCCTGGGGAGTGGTTCAAG TGGAGAATGAGAGTCACTGTGACTTTGTGAAGCTGAGGGAGATGCTCATCTGCGTCAACATGGAGGACCTGAGGGAGCAGACACACACTCGACATTACGAGCTGTACAGACGCTGCAAACTTGAAGAAATGGGATTCCAAGATACCAACCCAGAGTGCAAACCCGTCAG cttGCAGCAGACCTACGAGGCCAAGCGGCAGGAGTTCCTGGTGGAGCTGCAGAAGAGAGAAGACGAGATGAGGCAGATGTTCGTGCAGAGGGTGAAGGAGAAGGAGTCTGAGCTGAAGGACGCTGAGAGAGAG CTGCAAAGTCGCTTTGAGCAGCTGAAGCGTCTCCATGCCGACGAGAAAGCGACTCTGGAGGACAAGAGGAGGAACCTGGACGACGACCTGAGCTCCTTCGGGAAGAGACGAGCGGCCGCCCAGCTGCTGCAGGCCCAGAGCCTCACCGCCAACGGCAAGAAGGACAAGGACCGCAAGAAGTAA